The genomic window GCGGTCGGGCGCAGCCGCTCGGCCGATCCGACGCGGGTCGAGACCACCCGGGCGAGCGGCGGAGCGACGGCCGGCACGGGCTCGCGGCCGACGGTGACGAGGGCGTAGGTCAGGCGCAGCGGCTTGCCGGCCTCGACCGGCGCCTCCGGCACGAAGGCCGCCACGACGTTGTCGGTCGCCTCCGTCCGCGACGGGATCTCGAACAGCCGCACCGCGCCCGCGCCGAACCCGTCCCCCCTCGGTACGACCCACAGGCCCGGCCGATCCTCGTGGCGGGCCTGAACGTCGAGATAGGCCGCGAAGCGCCGCTCCCGCTGCAACAGTCCGAAGCCTTCGAGCGGGGCGGCGCGGAAGGCCGAGATCTGCGCCGCCGCGCGCCCGTTCGCGAGCGGGCGCCACAGCCGGTCGCCGGGCACCTGCACCAACAACCCGTCGGAGTCGTGCACCTGCGGCCGGAAATCGTCGAAAGGTTCGGCGCCGCGCACGCCCGGCCCGTTCTCGCCGTGGAGGAACATGCTGGTGAGCGGGGCGAGGCCGAGCGCCGCGATCGCGCGGCGGGGAAACAGCGCCGCCTCGACCGCGACGGTGGAGGGATCGCCCGGCGTCACCGTGAAGCGGTAGGCCCCGGTCAGGCTCGGCCCGTCGAGGAGCGCCAGGATCGTGATCGAGGCTTGGCCGGCGCCGGACTCCTCGATCCAGAAGGCGGTGAAGTCGGGAAACTCCTCGCCCTGCGGCAGGCCGGTGTTCACGGCGATGCCGCGCGCCGAGAGGCCGTAGACCTGATCCCGGCCGCGAATCCGGAAGTACGAGGCGCCGAGGAAGACCAGGAACTCCTCGTGGTTCTCCGGGCGGCCGGCATCGAAGCCGTGCGCGATGCGAAACCCCGCGTAGCCGAGCGAGGCGGGATAGGGGCGGCCCCGCAGGTCCGGCCCGAGATCGAACAGCTTCGGATCGTAGCCGAAGAGCCGTGGTGCGCCCTCGGGCGGCTGCAGGACGATCTCCACCCGCTTGGTGTGCGGGCCGCCGCGGTGGAACGGCTGCAGCGAGAAGCGCGGCCCGAGTGCGACCGTCGCTTCGGGGCGGAAGCGAAGCGCCTGGAGCCCGTCGTAGCCGAGCCCGGCCAGTTCCGGCGGGAGATCGCCCGGCGGCGGGCGGTACGCCTCGCGCGCGAGCCGCTCGGCCCGCGCCGCCACCGCGTCGAAATCGACCCGCCGCCCGGGGGCTTGAACCGCGTCCGTCGATTGGGCCATCGTTCCGTCGGCATTCAGATCGAGAAGGGTAGGAAAGCCCAGGCTGGCCGAACCGGCGAGAGCGCCACGGACGACGTCGCGCCGCGAAACCCGGAGACCCTCGGTCGCCCCGCCGTCTGCGTCCGATGGTCCTTCCATCCGTTCATCCCTCCCGCGAGTGTCGACGCCGATCATGTCCACCCCAGACTTGCCGCAGGCAGAGCGCTCCGTCGAGACAGGGGCCGATGCCCACGCCCGGCCGAGGGGCGCGGGCCCCGCGCCGCGGCCGGCCTCGTTCGGGCTGCGCCGCCTCGCGCTGGCCCTGCCGACGCTGGTCACGGCGGCCGCCATCGCCGCCCTGGCGCTCGCCGCCTACGGCCTGCCGGAGACGTGGCTCGGACGCGTGGTGCTCGGGCTGTTCGTGGTGCTGATGGCGTGGCAGTCCTTCACCGCGTGGCAGTACGTCTACGGTCTCGTCGCCGCGCTGATGGGAGAGCGCGCTCTCTCGCCCCTGGAGCGGCGCGCCGCCACGATCCCCACCCGCCCGACCGGCCTGAGCCGCACCGCCGCGGTGGTGGCGATCCACGCCGAGGATCCGATCGCGGTGTTCTCGGCGATCCGGGTGATGGCCCGTTCGCTCCAGCGCGAGGGCGGCGACGGCTCGGACATCGACATCTTCGTCCTCTCCGACACCCGCGAGGGCGCGATCAGCGCCGTCGAGGAGCACGAATTCGCCCGCATCCAGGCTTGGGGCCGGCGCGAGGGCCGCGGCCTGCCGCGCATCCGCTACCGGCGCCGGGCGGAGAACGCCGGACGCAAGGCCGGCAACATCGCCGAGTTCTGCGCCACCTACGGGCACGAATACGACTTCATGATCGTGCTCGACGCCGACAGCCTGATGACCGGCGCCGCCATGCGCCGGCTCGCCCGGCTAATGGAGGAGAACCCCCGCACCGGCCTGATCCAGACGGTCTCCTACGCCGCCGGCCGCGACACCCTGTTCGCGCGCATCCAGCAATTCGCCGTGCGCCTCTACGCGCCGTTGTCCCTGCGCTGCCTGGAGACGTGGCAGGGGCCGGACGGCTCGTACTGGGGCCACAACGCCATCCTGCGGATCGAGGCCTTCGCGAACAACGCCGAGCTCCCCGTCCTGTCGGGCAAGCCGCCGCTCGGCGGCGAGATCCTCTGCCACGACATCGTCGAGGGCGCCCTGCTGCGCCGGGCCGGCTGGGAGGTGCGCCTCCTGCCCGAGATGGGCGGGACCTGGGAGGAGATGCCGACCAACCTCATCGACCTGCTCGGGCGCGAGCGGCGGTGGTGCCAGGGCAACCTCCAGCACATCCGCGTGCTGCCGACGAAGGGGTTGCGCGGCGCCAGCCGCTGGCATCTCGGCGTCGGCATCCTCGGCTACGGCGTCTACCCGCTCTGGATCGCCTTTCTCGGCCTCGGCACGTGGCAGGCGGCCCGGACCGGCGAACTCGGCCTGGTCGGCTACGGGCTCGACGGCGACGGCCCGGCGGCCCGGGCTCTCGCCGCCCTCGTCGTCGCGGCGATGGCTCTGCCGAAGCTCCTCAGCCTCGGCTATGTGCTGGTCTCGGCCCGGCGCCGGGCGGATTTCGGCGGCACCGCCTCGCTGCTCGCCAGCGCCGCGCTGGAACAGGCGATCTGGGTGCTGCTCTGGCCGGTGATGGCGCTGTTCGCCGCGGGTGCGGTGGTGACCACCCTGTTCGGCCGGGTGGTGCGCTGGGACGCGCAGGCCCGCGACGACCGCAGCGTGCCGTGGACGGAGGCGTTCCGCCTGCAGAGCGACGCGGTGGCGGCGGGCGGGGCGCTCGCGGTGCTGCTGGCGTTTGCCGGCGACCCCCTGCTGGCGCTGTGGATGGCGCCGGTCGCCCTCGCCCTGCTGACGAGCCCGGCGCAGAGCGTGCTCACCGCCAGCACGCGCCTCGGCCTCGCCTCGAAGGCCCGCGGCCTGTTCCTCACCGAGGACGACACGCGCCCGGCGCCGGAACTGCTGGAGCTGCACCAGAGCCGGGCGGACGGCACCGCGCCGACGGCGACCGCGGGCGGGCCGGCCGCCTGGCTGCCGGTCGCCCTCGACGAGGCCGGTGCGCCGACGCTGCGCTGAGAGGCGGGCGCCGAAACGCTACCTGTTGTGCAGCACGTCGATCGGGTCGGTGCGCTGGGCGGGCGAGGGTTCCCGGGTGAGGCGGCTGCTCTCCTTGCCGCCGCCCCCCGACCCGCCGCCGACATCGGAGTGCGCCGGTCTGTCGTGGGCCGGCTGGGACGGGACCGTGCCGCTCGCGAGTTCGAGGCAGGTCACCAGCTCGACATAGGACGGGTAGCCGCCGGCCTGGAACTGCTGCGAGCACTGCTTCTTGGCCGAGGCCGGGAACTCGCTCCAGCGCTTCTTCAGGTCGGCATGGGCCCCCCGCTCGGAGTTGAGGCAGGCATCCTTGTTGGCGTTGTCGTCGAGGCTCACCTGCGCCCGCTCGGCGGACTTGCAGGTCGATTCGATGTCGAGCTTCGGCGGACCGTCATCGGCACGGGCGGCGCCGGCGAGGACGCACAGCGAGACGGCGGCGAGGAGCAGGGGCGTGCGGTTCGTCATGGCCATTCACGTCGCGGTTCGGGGCTGGTCGCCCCGACAACGCGCGGCGGGGCGCAACCGCCCTGCGCCGTCCACGAAATTCGTGAACGCTCAAGCGGCCGACCCGTGCGCGGCCCTGAGCGCCGCGTCGAGATCGCGAAAGAGGTCGTCCGGATCCTCGATGCCGGTCGAGAGGCGCAGCAGGTCCGGCGGGCAGGGCGTGCCCGGCCCCTCGATCGAGGCACGGTGCTCGATCAGGCTCTCCACGCCGCCGAGCGAGGTCGCCCGCTTCCACAGGGCGACCCGTGCGGCGGTGTCGATCGCCGCCGCCTCGCCGCCGGCCGCGCGGATCGACAGCATGTAGCCGAACCC from Methylorubrum populi includes these protein-coding regions:
- a CDS encoding glucan biosynthesis protein G; amino-acid sequence: MEGPSDADGGATEGLRVSRRDVVRGALAGSASLGFPTLLDLNADGTMAQSTDAVQAPGRRVDFDAVAARAERLAREAYRPPPGDLPPELAGLGYDGLQALRFRPEATVALGPRFSLQPFHRGGPHTKRVEIVLQPPEGAPRLFGYDPKLFDLGPDLRGRPYPASLGYAGFRIAHGFDAGRPENHEEFLVFLGASYFRIRGRDQVYGLSARGIAVNTGLPQGEEFPDFTAFWIEESGAGQASITILALLDGPSLTGAYRFTVTPGDPSTVAVEAALFPRRAIAALGLAPLTSMFLHGENGPGVRGAEPFDDFRPQVHDSDGLLVQVPGDRLWRPLANGRAAAQISAFRAAPLEGFGLLQRERRFAAYLDVQARHEDRPGLWVVPRGDGFGAGAVRLFEIPSRTEATDNVVAAFVPEAPVEAGKPLRLTYALVTVGREPVPAVAPPLARVVSTRVGSAERLRPTAPPAPQRRLYAIDFEGPGLPDDPKAVIDVALSASAGALVEPYAERVPQTGGWRLYAEFRPPERRPAGDVVLRAHLAHAGRVITETWDAVA
- the mdoH gene encoding glucans biosynthesis glucosyltransferase MdoH; amino-acid sequence: MSTPDLPQAERSVETGADAHARPRGAGPAPRPASFGLRRLALALPTLVTAAAIAALALAAYGLPETWLGRVVLGLFVVLMAWQSFTAWQYVYGLVAALMGERALSPLERRAATIPTRPTGLSRTAAVVAIHAEDPIAVFSAIRVMARSLQREGGDGSDIDIFVLSDTREGAISAVEEHEFARIQAWGRREGRGLPRIRYRRRAENAGRKAGNIAEFCATYGHEYDFMIVLDADSLMTGAAMRRLARLMEENPRTGLIQTVSYAAGRDTLFARIQQFAVRLYAPLSLRCLETWQGPDGSYWGHNAILRIEAFANNAELPVLSGKPPLGGEILCHDIVEGALLRRAGWEVRLLPEMGGTWEEMPTNLIDLLGRERRWCQGNLQHIRVLPTKGLRGASRWHLGVGILGYGVYPLWIAFLGLGTWQAARTGELGLVGYGLDGDGPAARALAALVVAAMALPKLLSLGYVLVSARRRADFGGTASLLASAALEQAIWVLLWPVMALFAAGAVVTTLFGRVVRWDAQARDDRSVPWTEAFRLQSDAVAAGGALAVLLAFAGDPLLALWMAPVALALLTSPAQSVLTASTRLGLASKARGLFLTEDDTRPAPELLELHQSRADGTAPTATAGGPAAWLPVALDEAGAPTLR